The genome window TGTTTCTAGGAAAAATATATTATGTAATTAAGTTATTTTGACGCATGGTTTTAAAAGCTCTATGGTTTTATAATTATACTATGATACAAAACAGGACAGAGCAGATGAAGGAGGGGTTGCTTGTGTGACAGAGAAACTTGCCGTATATCTGGAGAGATATATAAAGAAAAGAAAGGGACAGGGGATAGTTGAGTATTTATTTATAGTATCCCTCATAGCACTGGTTGTAATACTATCATTGACGGCATTGGGTCTGGCTGTTTCAAACTTCTTCACATCTCTTACTAATTTTCTGAGTGCAATATGACATCTAAAAGAACATAAAACAATCTAACGCTAACCACTAAAGAGAAATCAGCATTAAAAGAAAATGGAAAAAATCATTTATGTGAAAGGTGGTAATTTTATGATGAAAATGTTGAAAGCTATGTCAAGAAACAAAAAAGGACAAGGTATGGTTGAATACGGTTTGATTATTGGTTTGATAGCAG of Clostridia bacterium contains these proteins:
- a CDS encoding Flp family type IVb pilin, which produces MTEKLAVYLERYIKKRKGQGIVEYLFIVSLIALVVILSLTALGLAVSNFFTSLTNFLSAI
- a CDS encoding Flp family type IVb pilin — encoded protein: MMKMLKAMSRNKKGQGMVEYGLIIGLIAVVVITLLTTMGTQIRGFFQTIVTALGG